One stretch of Callospermophilus lateralis isolate mCalLat2 chromosome 11, mCalLat2.hap1, whole genome shotgun sequence DNA includes these proteins:
- the Ubald2 gene encoding UBA-like domain-containing protein 2 encodes MSVNMEELRHQVMINQFVLAAGCAADQAKQLLQAAHWQFETALSTFFQETNIPNSHHHPQMMCTPSNTPATPPNFPDALAMFSKLRASEGLQSSNSPMTAVACSPPANFSPFWASSPPSHQAHWIPPSSPTSFHRLHCPQPTWPPGAQQGGAQQKAMAAMDGQR; translated from the exons ATGTCGGTGAACATGGAAGAGCTGCGGCACCAGGTCATGATCAACCAGTTCGTGCTGGCCGCGGGCTGCGCAGCCGACCAGGCGAAGCAGCTGCTGCAGGCGGCCCACTGGCAGTTCGAG ACCGCCCTGAGCACGTTTTTCCAAGAAACCAACATTCCCAACAGCCACCATCACCCCCAGATG ATGTGTactcccagcaacacacctgccacACCGCCCAACTTCCCCGATGCGCTGGCCATGTTCTCCAAGCTCCGTGCCTCCGAGGGCCTGCAGAGCAGCAACAGCCCCATGACTGCGGTGGCCTGCTCACCCCCTGCAAACTTCAGTCCTTTCTGGGCCTCCTCCCCTCCCAGCCACCAGGCTCACTGGATCCCGCCCTCCTCCCCAACCTCTTTCCATCGCCTCCACTGCCCACAGCCCACGTGGCCCCCTGGAGCACAGCAGGGGGGCGCCCAGCAGAAAGCCATGGCAGCGATGGATGGCCAGAGATGA